The Scomber japonicus isolate fScoJap1 chromosome 9, fScoJap1.pri, whole genome shotgun sequence genome includes a region encoding these proteins:
- the cdc45 gene encoding cell division control protein 45 homolog has translation MFITDIRKEFYEVVANQRVALLVASDIDALCACKILQALFHCDQVQYTLVPVTGWQDLSTAFLEHKEQFRYFVLINCGANVDLLEMLQPDDDSIFFICDTHRPVDVVNVYNDTQIKLLIKQDDDLGVPSYDDIFRDEDDEEGDDSGNESDEGSEPSGKRRRFDEGAVERRIERQRAKREWEARRREILFDYEQYEYHGTSAAMMFFELAWMLTKDTKDMLWWGIIGLTDQWVHDKITHMKYVTDIATMQRHVSRHNHRNEDEENSLSIDCMRISFEYDLRLTLYQHWSLYESICNSCYTSCNFKLWTLNGQKKLQEFLADMGLPLKQVRQKFNSMDMSIKENLRDVIEESSNKYGMKDIRIQTFGVHFGFKNRFLATDMVHATAALLESTEKDETDTDNFIKALDSLSRSNLERLHSGIDLAKKKLIAVQQTVASCICTNLILSQGPFLYCYLMEGTPDVKLFSKPMALILLSKYLLKAFVHSTRNKRCKLLPLIMAAPKDVEKGTVIVVGIPPESETSDKKNFFGRAFEKAAESTSSRTLHDQFDTSIIELKTEDRSKFLDALITLLS, from the exons CAGACATCGACGCTCTCTGCGCCTGTAAGATACTGCAG GCATTGTTCCACTGTGACCAGGTCCAGTATACACTTGTACCAGTGACAGGCTGGCAGGACCTCAGCACTGCCTTCCTCGAACACAAAGAACAG tTTCGGTACTTTGTTCTCATCAACTGTGGCGCGAATGTCGATCTCCTTGAGATGCTGCAGCCTGACGATGACTCCATCTTCTTCATCTGTGACACTCACCGGCCTGTTGATGTTGTCAATGTCTACAACGACACCCAG ATAAAACTGTTAATTAAACAGGATGATGACCTGGGTGTGCCCTCCTATGATGATATCTTTcgagatgaagatgatgaggaaggCGATGACTCTGGAAATGAGAGTGACGAAGGCTCGGAGCCATCTGGCAAACGGAGGAGATTTgatgaa GGGGCAGTTGAGAGGAGGATTGAGAGACAGCGGGCGAAGAGGGAGTGGGAGGCACGGAG GAGGGAAATCTTGTTTGACTACGAGCAATATGAATACCACGGAACGTCT GCTGCAATGATGTTTTTTGAACTGGCTTGGATGTTGACTAAAGACACCAAGGACATGCTTTG gtGGGGCATTATTGGGCTGACAGACCAGTGGGTTCATGATAAAATCACACA tatgaagtatgtaacAGACATCGCTACAATGCAGCGACACGTTTCCCGGCATAACCATCGaaatgaggatgaggagaacTCTCTCTCCATCGACTGTATGAGGATTTCCTTTGAATACGA TCTGCGTTTAACGCTCTACCAGCACTGGTCTCTGTATGAAAGCATCTGTAATTCATGTTACACGTCCTGCAACTTCAAGCTTTGGACTTTAAATGGACAAAAGAAGCTTCAGGAGTTCCTGGCAGACATGGG GTTACCTCTGAAGCAAGTGCGGCAGAAATTCAACTCCATGGACATGTCAATCAAAGAGAACCTGAGGGACGTCATTGAAGAGTCTTCAAATAAATACGG TATGAAAGATATCCGCATCCAGACATTTGGCGTTCACTTTGGCTTTAAGAACCGTTTCCTGGCCACCGACATGGTGCACGCTACTGCTGCTTTACTGGAGAGCACCGAGAAAGATGAGACTGACACCGACAACTTCATCAAGGCTCTGGACTCCCTCTCCAG gagtaaCCTTGAACGTCTACATTCAGGCATCGACCTGGCTAAGAAGAAACTTATTGCCGTCCAACAGACTGTAGCCAGTTGCATCTGTACCAACCTCATCCTTTCACAGGGACCCTTCCTCTACTGCTACCTCATGGAG GGTACCCCTGATGTGAAGCTCTTTTCTAAGCCCATGGCCCTGATTCTGCTCTCGAAATACCTCCTGAAAGCTTTTGTCCATTcg ACGAGGAATAAACGCTGCAAACTGCTTCCCCTCATCATGGCTGCTCCCAAGGATGTGGAGAAGGGGACTGTCATTGTTGTGGGAATCCCACCTGAGTCTGAGACTTCCGACAAGAAGAA TTTCTTTGGCCGAGCGTTTGAGAAAGCTGCAGAGAGCACTAGCTCCAGAACCCTTCACGACCAGTTCGACACTTCCA TAATTGAACTgaagacagaggacaggagcAAGTTTCTGGATGCTCTCATCACCCTTCTGTCATGA